Proteins encoded in a region of the Drosophila sechellia strain sech25 chromosome 2L, ASM438219v1, whole genome shotgun sequence genome:
- the LOC6613184 gene encoding protein ABHD13, whose translation MKEVGIALPKSRGVGVGVLAAFLLCFIFYYFYGGYMTLALFAGIILLIFYYAQDLLLYHPDLPANSRIYIPIPTMHNLPHITVSIKTPDDVTLHAFWVTQPEERSKSAPTLLYFHGNAGNMGHRMQNVWGIYHHLHCNVLMVEYRGYGLSTGVPTERGLVTDARAAIDYLHTRHDLDHSQLILFGRSLGGAVVVDVAADTVYGQKLMCAIVENTFSSIPEMAVELVHPAVKYIPNLLFKNKYHSMSKIGKCSVPFLFISGLADNLVPPRMMRALYTKCGSEIKRLLEFPGGSHNDTWIVDGYYQAIGGFLAELQQQPLLKAPEKSNVWVELEHKIIDV comes from the exons ATGAAAGAAGTGGGCATCGCTCTGCCCAAGTCCCGCGGCGTGGGCGTGGGAGTACTCGCTGCCTTCCTGTTGTGCTTCATTTTCTACTATTTCTACGGCGGTTACATGACGTTGGCACTCTTCGCAGGAATCATCCTGC TGATATTCTACTATGCCCAGGACCTGCTTCTCTACCATCCGGACTTGCCAGCCAACTCCCGCATTTACATACCCATTCCGACAATGCACAACCTGCCGCACATTACGGTCAGCATCAAGACACCCGACGATGTCACTCTGCACGCCTTTTGGGTTACCCAGCCGGAGGAGCGCTCCAAGTCGGCGCCCACGCTGCTCTACTTCCACGGCAACGCTGGCAACATGGGACACCGCATGCAGAAC GTGTGGGGCATCTACCACCATCTGCACTGCAATGTTCTGATGGTGGAATACCGCGGATATGGCCTATCTACTGGTGTACCCACCGAGCGGGGTCTGGTCACCGACGCCAGGGCGGCCATTGACTACCTGCACACCCGCCACGACTTGGACCACTCGCAACTGATACTCTTCGGACGCTCCCTGGGCGGAGCTGTGGTGGTCGACGTTGCAGCCGATACCGTATATGGACAGAAGCTAATGTGCGCTATTGTGGAGAACACTTTTAGCAGCATACCGGAAATGGCCGTGGAGCTGGTGCATCCCGCTGTGAAGTATATACCAAATCTATTATTTAAGAATAAG TATCACTCCATGAGCAAGATAGGCAAGTGTTCGGTTccctttttgtttatttcgggCCTTGCGGACAACTTAGTGCCACCGCGCATGATGCGTGCCTTGTATACCAAATGCGGCAGCGAGATAAAGCGCCTGCTCGAGTTCCCCGGCGGATCGCACAACGACACTTGGATAGTGGACGG ATACTATCAGGCAATCGGTGGGTTTTTGGCCGAGCTACAGCAGCAGCCGCTCCTCAAGGCGCCGGAGAAGAGCAACGTCTGGGTGGAGCTGGAGCATAAAATCATTGATGTATAG